Proteins found in one Methanospirillum hungatei JF-1 genomic segment:
- a CDS encoding PKD domain-containing protein — MKKIVYMLALFLVLTFAASGIVSGAGEQTSKAGAGEAICDGPGGACIIADFIGSPTDGVAPLRVQFLDSSTGYPTMWNWDFGDGNVASGTANPVHIYSEPGIYTVSLTATSITGATSTKVRQRYIIVRDKYPLEADFLANPTYGKAPLHVQFTDCSKGAVEEWRWDFGDGGTAYEQNPSHIYQRPGKYTVTLTVSSPTAGTSTKVKEKYIIVEPSCIIEARFRADPTSGSAPLTVKFTDLSVGGPTMWAWDFGDGTTDMVANPTHVYKNPGIYQVRLTASSQTCEPGVSETTIKVNPPQIKADFSANPRSGEAPLTVQFTDLSTGNPTMWNWDFGDGTIIPASEDEEVACEGGRCPPPNTLQNPRHTYLVPGTYAVTLTASNQYSSDTVTKTQFVTVTPRAIKADFSADPRSGDAPLTVRFTDLSTGNPTMWAWDFGDGATDMVANPTHVYTTPGTYSVTLTASNQYTSDTVCKTQWVTVRDVSINADFVGNPTSGYAPLTVQFTDLSTGNPTKWLWDFGDGGIIPASEDEEVTCEGGRCPPPNTLQNPRHTYRLPGTYTVTLTVSNQYGTSDTEVKQAYITVTANAIVADFDGTPRSGCAPLTVQFTDKSSDSPTMWNWDFGDGGIIPASTEENVTCEGGACPPPNTLQNPRHTYTVPGTYTVTLTASNQYGATGTVTKQAFITVESCPAIKADFDGVPRSGEAPLSVSFTDRSSGNPTMWAWDFGDGATDMIANPVHTYTREGKYTVTLTASSTYGSDTISKSEFITVNTPYDDLIPVSGGWNFISVPKKLAPGFDTASIFKVIDSGGHSMFQYDTGKHLWHTLDPSSPIKPLEGFWIYSKGTSSVPIRYDTNPVQTPPTAYLKKGWNGIGFTGTTPIEAKFTLLSVQDKWVNCAGFNAQAQQYDPMIIKGSNDATLMYPFRGYWLYMTADGVLAANAA; from the coding sequence ATGAAAAAAATAGTGTATATGCTCGCCCTGTTTCTGGTGCTGACATTTGCGGCATCAGGTATCGTGTCAGGAGCAGGAGAGCAGACTAGTAAAGCAGGAGCTGGAGAGGCCATCTGTGATGGTCCTGGTGGTGCCTGCATTATTGCTGATTTTATCGGGAGCCCTACAGACGGGGTCGCTCCACTTCGTGTTCAGTTCCTTGATTCATCGACCGGGTATCCGACGATGTGGAACTGGGACTTTGGAGACGGAAATGTTGCATCCGGAACTGCAAATCCGGTCCATATTTACAGTGAGCCCGGGATTTATACCGTCAGTCTGACGGCGACCAGTATTACCGGTGCTACGAGTACCAAAGTCAGGCAGCGGTATATCATTGTCAGGGATAAATATCCGCTTGAGGCAGATTTCCTGGCAAATCCAACCTATGGGAAAGCGCCACTTCATGTTCAGTTTACCGACTGTTCCAAAGGTGCTGTTGAAGAGTGGAGATGGGACTTTGGAGACGGGGGTACTGCATATGAGCAGAATCCAAGTCATATCTATCAACGGCCTGGCAAATACACCGTTACACTGACGGTGAGCAGCCCGACTGCAGGGACAAGTACCAAGGTGAAGGAGAAGTACATCATCGTTGAGCCTTCCTGTATCATAGAGGCCAGGTTCAGAGCTGATCCAACGTCCGGTTCTGCTCCGCTCACGGTGAAGTTTACAGATCTCTCAGTTGGAGGACCAACCATGTGGGCATGGGACTTTGGGGATGGAACCACCGACATGGTTGCAAACCCGACCCATGTGTATAAGAACCCCGGAATATACCAGGTTCGTCTTACCGCTTCAAGCCAGACCTGTGAACCAGGAGTCAGTGAAACGACCATTAAGGTGAATCCGCCGCAGATTAAGGCAGACTTCTCTGCAAACCCACGGTCTGGTGAAGCTCCGCTGACAGTTCAGTTCACTGATCTCTCGACCGGGAACCCGACCATGTGGAACTGGGACTTTGGGGATGGCACAATCATACCAGCCAGTGAAGACGAGGAAGTGGCCTGTGAAGGGGGAAGATGTCCGCCGCCGAACACGCTTCAGAACCCACGGCATACCTACCTGGTACCCGGAACATATGCCGTGACACTGACCGCTTCAAACCAGTACAGTTCTGATACGGTCACAAAGACCCAGTTTGTCACGGTCACACCACGGGCAATCAAGGCAGACTTCTCTGCAGACCCACGGTCTGGAGATGCACCATTGACAGTCCGGTTCACCGATCTCTCAACCGGGAACCCGACCATGTGGGCATGGGACTTTGGAGACGGGGCAACAGACATGGTTGCAAACCCGACCCATGTGTACACAACACCGGGAACCTACTCGGTAACGCTCACCGCGTCGAACCAGTATACGTCCGACACCGTGTGCAAGACACAGTGGGTTACCGTCAGGGATGTGTCAATCAATGCTGACTTTGTCGGTAATCCGACCAGCGGCTATGCACCTCTGACCGTTCAGTTCACCGATCTTTCAACCGGAAACCCGACCAAGTGGCTCTGGGACTTCGGGGATGGGGGAATTATTCCGGCAAGTGAAGATGAGGAAGTAACTTGTGAAGGAGGAAGGTGTCCGCCGCCAAACACCCTGCAGAATCCACGGCACACCTACCGGCTCCCCGGCACGTATACCGTTACACTGACGGTATCAAACCAGTATGGCACCTCTGACACAGAGGTAAAGCAGGCATACATCACGGTCACCGCAAATGCAATCGTTGCAGACTTTGATGGAACCCCACGATCAGGATGTGCCCCGCTTACCGTCCAGTTCACCGACAAGTCATCAGATTCACCAACCATGTGGAATTGGGACTTCGGAGACGGAGGCATCATTCCAGCCAGTACAGAAGAGAATGTAACCTGCGAAGGAGGAGCATGTCCGCCGCCAAACACCCTGCAGAACCCGAGACATACCTACACCGTTCCAGGAACCTACACCGTCACCCTGACCGCTTCAAACCAGTATGGAGCAACTGGTACGGTCACAAAACAGGCATTTATCACGGTGGAGAGTTGTCCGGCAATCAAGGCAGACTTTGATGGAGTACCACGGTCTGGTGAGGCCCCGCTCTCGGTCAGCTTTACCGATCGCTCGAGCGGAAACCCGACCATGTGGGCATGGGACTTTGGAGACGGGGCAACGGACATGATTGCAAATCCTGTCCATACCTATACCAGGGAAGGAAAGTACACCGTCACCCTGACCGCATCCAGCACATATGGATCTGACACGATCTCAAAATCTGAGTTCATCACCGTGAACACTCCCTATGATGATCTCATCCCGGTATCGGGTGGTTGGAACTTCATATCAGTGCCGAAGAAACTGGCACCCGGATTTGACACAGCATCGATCTTCAAGGTCATTGACTCAGGCGGGCACAGTATGTTCCAGTATGACACCGGAAAGCATCTGTGGCACACCCTTGATCCGTCCAGCCCGATAAAACCGCTGGAGGGGTTCTGGATCTACTCTAAGGGGACCTCGTCTGTTCCGATCAGATATGACACAAACCCGGTCCAGACTCCGCCGACTGCATACCTGAAGAAGGGATGGAATGGTATCGGGTTTACCGGAACAACACCAATAGAAGCAAAGTTCACACTCCTTTCCGTGCAGGATAAGTGGGTGAACTGTGCAGGCTTTAATGCCCAAGCCCAGCAGTATGACCCGATGATCATCAAGGGAAGCAATGATGCAACCCTGATGTATCCGTTCCGCGGGTATTGGTTATACATGACCGCAGACGGAGTCCTTGCAGCAAACGCTGCATAA
- a CDS encoding HD domain-containing protein, translating into MKSIKDPVHGYIQVDSSFLPLLDTPQVQRLRYIRQLGFSFLVYPGAHHTRFEHSLGTMHLAHSLGTRLALPREDHAHITVAGLLHDIGHGPFSHAIEGLSEEILKKRHTDISDQLKTGILGERIYEAGLDPEIIYQLINGRSQCSGIIHGDLDVDRMDYLLRDAHYTGVPYGTVDAMRLIRAMRLCETGIVLDMSGVQAAESLLIARTLMRPAVYYHHVSRIAEKMFSLAVYEYIKDDPSLLRSLLMADDAACMQHLLHADNPSVSGLAQNLYERRLFKRALYVGKDDVREVHLITSESFLRERKLAEKIADEAGITPEQVMVDIPAFPRDIWMEVQVQDKHSLCRLEEVSPLVTTLNETRRSQWRLGVYAPKGLTDVVSDAARSVLNIKPFTRQERLL; encoded by the coding sequence ATGAAATCGATTAAGGATCCGGTCCATGGGTATATCCAGGTGGATTCATCATTTCTTCCTCTTCTGGATACGCCACAGGTCCAGCGTCTCCGATATATCAGACAACTAGGCTTCTCATTTCTCGTCTATCCTGGCGCACATCATACCCGGTTTGAGCACTCGCTGGGGACCATGCACCTGGCCCATTCCCTGGGAACCCGGCTCGCTCTCCCCCGTGAGGATCATGCCCACATCACGGTTGCAGGCCTTCTTCATGACATCGGTCATGGTCCGTTCTCCCATGCAATAGAAGGTCTTTCAGAGGAGATCCTGAAAAAGAGACATACCGACATATCTGACCAGCTGAAAACCGGAATTCTTGGAGAGCGAATATATGAGGCCGGGCTTGATCCGGAGATCATCTATCAGCTCATCAACGGCAGATCCCAGTGTTCAGGAATCATTCATGGAGATCTGGATGTTGACCGGATGGACTACCTCCTCCGCGATGCCCATTACACCGGGGTGCCGTACGGAACGGTTGATGCCATGCGGCTTATCAGGGCGATGCGGCTTTGTGAGACTGGAATTGTCCTTGATATGTCAGGGGTCCAGGCCGCAGAATCACTGCTGATTGCACGAACTTTGATGCGACCTGCGGTGTATTATCACCATGTCAGTCGGATTGCAGAGAAGATGTTCTCCCTGGCGGTGTATGAATACATCAAAGATGATCCGTCTCTTCTCCGTTCTCTCCTGATGGCAGATGATGCAGCCTGTATGCAGCATCTCCTTCATGCAGACAATCCGTCCGTTTCAGGGCTTGCACAAAACCTCTATGAACGCCGGCTCTTTAAACGGGCATTGTATGTCGGAAAAGATGATGTCAGGGAGGTTCACCTGATTACTTCTGAATCATTCCTTCGTGAGCGCAAACTCGCTGAAAAGATAGCGGATGAGGCTGGTATTACTCCTGAACAGGTGATGGTTGATATTCCTGCATTTCCCCGTGATATCTGGATGGAGGTTCAGGTTCAGGACAAGCATTCCCTCTGCCGGCTGGAAGAGGTATCGCCCCTCGTCACCACTCTCAACGAGACAAGAAGAAGTCAATGGCGGCTTGGTGTGTATGCACCAAAGGGTCTGACAGATGTCGTATCAGATGCAGCCAGATCAGTTCTGAATATCAAACCGTTTACAAGGCAGGAACGACTCTTATAA
- a CDS encoding helix-turn-helix transcriptional regulator: protein MTPGIPSLNGKELLAAVLFIASVFILGLKLMNPTPLVIWYTGEDYIIQTERIGDIYSATDVIVLIVSSLIICGSGLYLLLYEQIHPIPALQAQGAPPLPYQEAPLPFSPLEDRKRKWETVLPTLKEDQQLIYQTILDADGIIPQSDIVEKTGLSKSNVSRSLDMLESMGLIEKRRRGMGNLILLK from the coding sequence ATGACGCCTGGCATTCCTTCATTGAACGGAAAAGAGCTGTTGGCAGCAGTGCTGTTCATTGCATCGGTCTTTATCCTTGGCCTGAAGCTGATGAACCCGACTCCGCTCGTAATCTGGTATACCGGTGAGGATTATATCATCCAGACCGAACGGATTGGGGATATATATTCGGCAACTGATGTTATCGTGCTCATTGTCTCGTCCCTGATAATTTGTGGAAGCGGGCTTTATCTTCTGCTCTATGAACAGATCCATCCCATTCCGGCACTCCAAGCACAGGGAGCGCCACCCCTGCCATATCAGGAAGCGCCTTTACCATTCTCACCATTGGAAGATAGAAAACGAAAATGGGAGACGGTTCTTCCCACACTCAAAGAGGATCAGCAGCTCATCTATCAGACCATCCTTGATGCAGACGGGATTATCCCCCAGAGTGATATCGTTGAAAAGACCGGGCTTTCAAAATCCAATGTCAGCCGGTCTCTTGATATGCTCGAGAGTATGGGGCTGATTGAGAAGAGAAGGAGAGGGATGGGAAACCTCATTCTGCTGAAATGA
- a CDS encoding amidohydrolase family protein, with translation MADPKDISPCKNEDLFLKCRSTLITGVLLPDKTRSDIWYDETGTIRTCGPDIARNHRNEADIILDGSGFLAMPGLINTHTHAAMTLLRGYADDMHLQQWLSEKIWPLEAHLTGEHVYWGTKLACLEMIRSGTIAFNDMYFYMKDAARAVQESGIRAVLSHGIITFGDEAKMEAELKATEDLVHHVRSLNTSLITSAIAPHAPYTVPPQHLEVCADYSQKEKIIIHTHLAETKQEVDDCQKSYGMTPAALLDKTGCLTERTVAAHGCWLSEDDCRLLAERRVSVAHNPVSNMKLATGRAMPYHWLKDQGVNVCLGTDGCSSNNNLDMLEEMKTAALCQKFFWNSDTLLPAAEALSMGTSWGAKALGYQGGVIQEGMPADIVLISLSHPSMVPLHNPVSNIAYSAEGSVVDTVICQGKILMYNRYIPDEEKIIAGARESADDLLNRAGIMA, from the coding sequence ATGGCAGATCCAAAGGATATCTCACCCTGTAAAAACGAAGATTTATTTTTAAAATGTCGCTCCACGCTCATCACCGGTGTTCTCCTTCCTGATAAAACGCGGTCCGACATCTGGTATGATGAGACCGGTACAATCCGTACATGCGGCCCTGATATTGCCCGTAATCATAGGAATGAAGCAGATATCATCCTTGACGGATCAGGATTTCTCGCGATGCCAGGTCTTATCAATACCCACACTCATGCTGCCATGACCCTCCTTCGTGGATATGCCGATGATATGCATCTGCAACAGTGGCTCTCAGAAAAGATCTGGCCACTGGAAGCCCACCTTACCGGCGAACATGTCTACTGGGGGACGAAACTTGCCTGTCTTGAGATGATTCGGTCAGGAACGATCGCCTTTAATGACATGTATTTCTACATGAAGGATGCGGCCCGGGCGGTGCAAGAATCCGGTATCCGCGCCGTACTCAGTCATGGGATCATCACCTTTGGAGACGAAGCCAAGATGGAGGCTGAACTGAAAGCCACCGAAGACCTTGTTCATCATGTACGGTCACTGAATACGTCCCTGATCACGTCTGCCATCGCCCCCCATGCACCCTATACCGTTCCACCGCAGCACCTCGAGGTTTGTGCCGACTACAGCCAAAAGGAGAAGATAATCATCCATACCCACCTTGCAGAGACAAAACAGGAGGTTGATGACTGTCAGAAATCCTATGGTATGACCCCGGCAGCCCTTCTTGACAAGACCGGATGCCTGACCGAACGAACCGTGGCGGCACACGGATGCTGGCTCTCGGAAGATGACTGCAGGCTTCTTGCAGAACGGAGGGTTTCTGTTGCCCATAATCCGGTCAGTAATATGAAGCTTGCAACCGGGCGGGCAATGCCCTATCACTGGCTCAAAGACCAGGGGGTAAATGTCTGTCTCGGGACCGATGGATGCTCATCAAATAATAACCTGGATATGCTCGAAGAGATGAAGACCGCTGCCCTCTGTCAGAAGTTCTTCTGGAATTCAGACACCCTTCTCCCGGCAGCAGAAGCCCTCTCCATGGGGACTTCCTGGGGAGCGAAGGCCCTTGGCTATCAGGGAGGAGTGATTCAGGAAGGCATGCCTGCAGATATTGTGCTCATATCCCTCTCTCACCCGTCCATGGTACCCCTGCATAACCCGGTCTCAAATATTGCCTATTCAGCGGAGGGCAGTGTCGTTGATACGGTCATCTGTCAGGGTAAGATTCTCATGTACAACCGGTATATCCCAGATGAAGAGAAGATTATTGCCGGGGCACGAGAGAGTGCTGATGATCTCCTCAACCGTGCAGGAATTATGGCATAA
- a CDS encoding methionine synthase, with product MQSFIPDTILPTTVVGSYPSQPKRTLRSLFDPYHGAVEEAVSLQKKAGITIISDGQVRGDIIGAFASKLPGIRGGDVIGRVMPPDQAITIKDTAYAVRQHPYVKAIITGPSTLAYGLHLGTPLYRNRNELVPDIASSLVVEAQGLAKTGAVMLQIDEPILSTGAADMDVAKKAISTIAKAVSIPVCLHACGNIAHIIDDLLAMPIQILDFEGSVNAENLASLSGKDLKDRYIGYGIVDSSSPVLDSADDVKRRLWKGIDILGAERILPDPDCGLRMHTPESAYAKLTRLTGVVSEVRQEIGNL from the coding sequence ATGCAGTCATTCATCCCAGACACCATCCTTCCGACAACCGTCGTCGGCAGCTATCCGTCACAGCCAAAGCGAACACTGAGAAGCTTGTTTGATCCCTACCACGGAGCGGTAGAGGAGGCGGTATCCCTTCAGAAAAAGGCAGGCATTACCATCATATCAGACGGTCAGGTGCGGGGTGACATAATCGGGGCATTTGCCTCAAAACTCCCGGGGATCCGGGGAGGCGACGTCATCGGCCGGGTGATGCCCCCTGATCAGGCAATAACCATAAAAGATACGGCATACGCAGTCAGGCAGCATCCATACGTGAAAGCAATCATTACCGGTCCGTCCACACTTGCATACGGATTGCATCTTGGAACACCTCTATACCGGAACCGGAATGAACTGGTCCCGGATATTGCATCTTCCCTTGTGGTGGAGGCTCAGGGCCTTGCAAAGACCGGGGCGGTTATGCTGCAGATTGATGAACCAATCCTCTCGACCGGGGCAGCTGACATGGATGTTGCGAAAAAGGCAATTAGTACCATCGCAAAGGCAGTTTCAATCCCGGTCTGTCTGCATGCCTGTGGAAACATTGCACATATCATCGATGACCTGCTGGCAATGCCCATTCAGATCCTTGATTTTGAAGGGAGTGTAAATGCAGAAAACCTGGCCTCATTATCCGGGAAGGATTTAAAAGACCGGTACATCGGGTATGGAATCGTGGATTCGTCCTCCCCTGTACTTGATTCGGCTGATGATGTCAAGAGGCGGCTTTGGAAGGGAATAGATATCCTTGGGGCTGAACGGATCCTTCCTGACCCGGATTGTGGTCTTCGGATGCACACTCCGGAGAGTGCATACGCTAAACTGACCAGGCTTACCGGGGTCGTTTCTGAAGTACGGCAGGAAATTGGGAATTTGTGA
- a CDS encoding class I adenylate-forming enzyme family protein, whose protein sequence is MFNISTFLDTHQARFPDKIALIHPKSNRSYTYTDLHRLSGSLAVVCEEFGLVPGDRVVLYLDSSPEYLISYFALWRAGLVAVPTNIVYRKDELAYAIRDSGAKMLITSVSSRDITGLMKESCPELVHIVEVGGVGKYSWENLTLSHDPLRPVPCSPDQVCQIQYTSGTTGRPKGAMLTHSGWLAALQAEGEALDLTCDDIYLGIYPMAHVGISWGLSVLRAGGTYVIMERYNLDEYISLTREYQITILAGMPPVIHALTETPPGTEDNFTSVRRIISGGGPMHSPTWKKFNERFKIPVINAYGLSETIVLGCGTVIRPEDYPTADEYNSVGKPVGYAEVKIVEVGNPAKELTSPHAGEIALRGPGVALGYWNQPEETKEVFMEDGWFLTGDIGYIDDHGMLVITDRKKDMIIMSGWKVYPTEVENVLINHPKISDIAIFGCPDEEKGEIPAAAVVLRNKEDTLTLEELSGWSREQLAGYKIPRRLVILNQLPRVGGWKLLRRELRESLCSEKRSGEA, encoded by the coding sequence ATGTTTAATATATCCACATTTCTTGATACCCATCAGGCCAGGTTTCCAGATAAAATAGCGCTCATCCACCCAAAATCCAACCGGTCCTATACATATACCGATCTCCACCGACTCAGTGGTTCTCTTGCTGTAGTTTGTGAAGAGTTTGGTCTGGTTCCAGGTGACCGGGTTGTCCTGTATCTGGACAGTTCACCCGAGTACCTGATCAGCTATTTTGCACTATGGCGTGCCGGTCTTGTAGCGGTTCCGACCAACATCGTGTACCGGAAGGATGAACTTGCCTATGCAATCCGCGACTCTGGTGCAAAAATGCTCATCACATCGGTTAGTTCACGTGATATCACCGGTTTGATGAAGGAGTCCTGTCCTGAGCTGGTACATATTGTTGAGGTGGGAGGAGTAGGCAAATACTCCTGGGAGAATCTCACCCTGTCTCATGATCCTCTCCGCCCGGTACCCTGCTCTCCGGATCAGGTCTGCCAGATACAGTATACCTCAGGGACCACGGGCAGGCCGAAAGGTGCCATGCTGACTCATAGCGGATGGCTTGCCGCCCTGCAGGCCGAGGGGGAGGCTCTTGATCTGACATGTGATGACATCTACCTTGGCATATATCCGATGGCACATGTCGGGATTTCATGGGGGCTTTCTGTGCTTCGCGCCGGCGGGACCTATGTGATCATGGAGCGGTATAACCTGGATGAGTACATCAGTCTGACCCGTGAGTATCAGATAACGATCCTTGCCGGAATGCCCCCGGTCATTCATGCCCTGACTGAAACCCCCCCGGGAACCGAGGATAACTTCACCTCTGTCCGCCGTATCATCAGTGGGGGCGGGCCGATGCACTCACCGACCTGGAAAAAGTTCAATGAACGGTTTAAAATTCCGGTCATCAATGCCTACGGTCTTTCAGAGACGATCGTTCTCGGATGCGGGACTGTTATCCGGCCTGAAGACTATCCGACTGCGGATGAGTATAACAGCGTTGGAAAACCGGTCGGGTATGCGGAGGTAAAAATCGTTGAAGTTGGAAACCCGGCAAAGGAACTTACATCGCCACATGCTGGTGAGATAGCACTTCGCGGGCCGGGGGTAGCCCTGGGATACTGGAACCAGCCTGAAGAGACAAAAGAAGTCTTCATGGAAGATGGCTGGTTTCTGACCGGAGATATCGGGTATATCGACGATCATGGCATGCTGGTCATCACCGACCGGAAAAAGGACATGATCATTATGTCAGGATGGAAGGTTTATCCGACCGAGGTTGAGAACGTCCTCATCAATCACCCGAAAATCTCAGATATTGCTATCTTTGGTTGTCCTGATGAAGAAAAAGGTGAGATCCCCGCAGCAGCGGTTGTCCTCCGGAATAAAGAGGATACCCTTACCCTTGAGGAACTCTCCGGCTGGAGCCGTGAGCAGCTTGCAGGGTATAAAATACCCCGTCGTCTCGTGATTCTCAATCAGTTACCAAGAGTTGGTGGGTGGAAACTTCTCCGGCGGGAACTCAGGGAGTCGTTATGTTCGGAAAAGCGGAGCGGGGAAGCGTAA
- the cofD gene encoding 2-phospho-L-lactate transferase: MITFLSGGTGTPKLLEGARNMLPDSDISVIVNTGEDIWYQGGHISPDVDTVMYLFAGLLNTDTWWGVRGDSFLTHDVLKTLLPASYMSIGDKDRAVHIARAEWLKKGMTLTRVTQQLCSHFGVSTTILPMSDSPYTTYVRTAKGDIHFQEYWVRYRGNTDICAVLHVPDEQPPATPEVIDAIRKAEVVIIGPSNPVTSILPILSCTGVREELAQKKVIAISPFIGEGPVSGPAAQLMKTMKYPADSTGVRALYADLVDVFIQDERDTAQVPGSVRLDTLMKTPAIAERLMREILTRL; the protein is encoded by the coding sequence ATGATCACCTTCCTGTCCGGTGGAACCGGCACACCCAAACTCCTCGAGGGCGCCCGGAATATGCTTCCGGATTCAGATATATCAGTTATCGTTAATACGGGAGAGGATATCTGGTATCAGGGCGGACACATCTCTCCTGATGTTGATACCGTGATGTATCTCTTTGCCGGTCTGCTTAATACCGATACCTGGTGGGGCGTTCGGGGAGATAGTTTCCTGACACATGACGTCTTGAAGACTCTGCTTCCGGCTTCGTACATGTCCATAGGGGATAAGGACCGGGCAGTTCATATCGCGAGGGCTGAGTGGCTGAAAAAGGGTATGACACTGACCCGGGTTACACAGCAATTGTGCTCGCATTTCGGGGTATCAACGACTATTCTCCCGATGTCAGACTCGCCCTACACCACCTATGTGCGGACTGCGAAGGGAGACATCCATTTCCAGGAGTACTGGGTCAGATACCGGGGCAACACTGATATATGTGCAGTTCTTCATGTCCCCGATGAGCAGCCACCGGCAACACCGGAGGTCATAGATGCTATCAGGAAGGCTGAAGTAGTTATCATCGGCCCCAGTAACCCAGTGACAAGTATCCTGCCTATCCTCTCCTGTACCGGAGTGAGGGAAGAGCTTGCACAGAAGAAAGTAATAGCAATCAGCCCTTTTATCGGAGAAGGCCCGGTTTCAGGACCGGCTGCCCAGCTCATGAAGACGATGAAATACCCGGCTGATTCCACGGGAGTCAGGGCACTATATGCGGATCTTGTCGATGTCTTCATACAGGACGAGCGGGATACTGCCCAGGTTCCGGGTTCTGTCCGGTTGGATACCCTCATGAAGACCCCTGCTATTGCAGAACGTCTCATGAGGGAGATCCTTACCCGATTATGA
- the aspS gene encoding aspartate--tRNA(Asn) ligase, whose protein sequence is MRVPINTITPDTPSAEVIGWAHEIRDLGGLAFLLIRDRTGIIQVTVPKKKVAPEIAETIRAISRESVVRVTGTVKPEGKAPGGRELIPDAIEIVSLSATPLPLDVAEKVPAELDTRLDNRFLDARRPRVSAIFKIRNAVQHATRNFFFENGFIEINTSKIVAAATEGGTELFPIAYFEKEAFLNQSPQLYKQMMMAAGFEKVYEIGPIFRAEEHNTTKHLNEATSIDIEVSFTDHLGVMQTLEDLIRDIYQFVDKTCSDAIADLGLDDFAVPEKGFPRLPYSEAIEIASATCEEDIAYGDDIGTAAERAIGEEMGRLYFIVDWPSSIRPYYAMPYENDPEICKAFDMMHPRMELSSGAQRVHQHDLLVEQIAKKGLNPENFEFYLNPFRFGMPPHAGWGLGAERLVTTMLGLPNVREAVLFPRDRHRVVP, encoded by the coding sequence ATGCGTGTTCCGATCAATACCATTACTCCTGATACGCCCTCAGCCGAGGTTATCGGATGGGCACATGAGATACGTGACCTTGGAGGTCTTGCTTTTCTCTTAATACGTGACAGAACAGGAATTATCCAGGTAACCGTACCAAAAAAGAAGGTTGCACCGGAGATTGCTGAAACGATCCGAGCAATATCCCGTGAGTCTGTTGTAAGGGTCACCGGAACGGTCAAACCTGAAGGGAAAGCACCGGGCGGCAGAGAGCTCATCCCCGATGCAATCGAGATTGTGAGCCTTTCCGCGACCCCTCTTCCTCTCGATGTGGCGGAAAAAGTGCCGGCAGAACTCGACACCCGGCTTGATAACCGGTTTTTGGATGCACGCAGACCACGGGTCAGTGCCATATTTAAAATCCGAAACGCTGTTCAGCATGCAACACGGAACTTTTTCTTTGAAAACGGGTTTATCGAGATTAATACCTCAAAGATCGTCGCCGCAGCAACTGAAGGGGGAACTGAGCTCTTCCCGATCGCATACTTTGAGAAGGAAGCTTTCCTGAATCAGAGCCCGCAGCTCTACAAGCAGATGATGATGGCTGCCGGGTTTGAGAAGGTCTATGAGATCGGTCCGATCTTCCGTGCTGAAGAGCACAATACAACAAAGCACCTGAATGAGGCGACATCCATCGATATTGAAGTCTCATTCACCGATCATCTCGGGGTCATGCAGACGCTCGAAGATCTGATAAGGGACATCTACCAGTTTGTTGACAAGACCTGCAGTGATGCCATAGCCGATTTAGGGCTTGATGACTTTGCCGTTCCTGAAAAAGGATTCCCACGTCTTCCCTATAGTGAGGCGATCGAGATTGCATCTGCTACATGTGAAGAGGATATCGCGTATGGTGATGATATCGGAACGGCTGCAGAGCGTGCGATTGGTGAAGAGATGGGACGCCTGTACTTTATCGTCGACTGGCCATCCTCAATCAGACCCTATTATGCCATGCCGTACGAGAACGATCCCGAGATCTGTAAGGCCTTTGATATGATGCACCCCAGGATGGAACTCTCATCCGGTGCCCAGCGGGTCCACCAGCATGACCTTCTGGTAGAGCAGATAGCGAAGAAAGGATTAAATCCTGAGAACTTTGAGTTCTATCTTAACCCATTCAGGTTTGGTATGCCGCCCCATGCGGGCTGGGGACTTGGTGCCGAGCGTCTCGTAACGACCATGCTCGGTCTTCCAAATGTCCGTGAAGCAGTCCTCTTCCCCCGTGACAGACACCGGGTTGTTCCCTGA